A DNA window from Mycobacterium sp. IDR2000157661 contains the following coding sequences:
- a CDS encoding DUF7937 domain-containing protein has product MSDQRYDAPTAQVAQTGAPAGARSPRVGYLPARTNTVRDGIAAALLVLALLLPWNLDFGLGVPGSDGSIWLLVAVVTLLALGAALAPHVGPFRLESPEADVRRTSRARLLLSVPYVVVALGFLGYHLLETLRDGGTGYAPPGVGPGLLLGIGGTLLAAQPPVTSITIEHNRFRRWYAIARALGAVSIALATLSVGWNLYWRLRYLFVTEVDFDGQDAAVIITTLLYGAVALIALVIASRWLIEKSAAARLATTALGGSAALAATLVWVFPVGRDIDAFHGIAQNTSTAAVGYEGYLFWAAAAAIVAPTTLYAVFLIKPPTIGAYRSAAQKCLTLIAFWAFAAAALRVVDYLIALSLDLPRALYDSVAMMVFNLFTGFIARWLHRQLVKGEVATTVVAAFSGLLFVFTVANLAIGVALAPRYAEPPTEAIYGNNLAQQITSTFDVVICSLSLAVLVAMLFTGPLAGLLARRREPRAASAPPAPEPEPTTAATPTVGTPRPSGVPRIVRLKEDSTTVLEAPPTVQVSAPTTALRIQRRNPPSDTTSQIPDAPTD; this is encoded by the coding sequence GTGAGCGACCAGCGTTACGACGCGCCCACCGCCCAGGTGGCCCAGACCGGCGCGCCCGCCGGCGCCCGATCGCCGCGCGTCGGCTACCTCCCCGCCCGCACCAACACCGTGCGCGACGGCATCGCGGCCGCCCTGCTGGTCCTCGCGCTGCTCCTGCCGTGGAATCTCGACTTCGGCCTCGGCGTTCCCGGCAGCGACGGCTCGATCTGGTTGCTCGTCGCCGTCGTGACGCTGCTCGCGCTCGGCGCCGCGCTCGCGCCGCACGTCGGCCCGTTCCGGCTGGAGTCCCCCGAAGCCGACGTCCGCCGCACCAGCCGGGCCCGACTACTGCTCAGCGTCCCGTATGTGGTCGTCGCGCTCGGCTTCCTCGGCTACCACCTGCTCGAGACCCTCCGCGACGGCGGGACCGGTTACGCGCCGCCGGGCGTCGGTCCCGGCCTGCTCCTGGGCATCGGCGGAACGCTGCTCGCCGCGCAGCCGCCGGTCACCAGTATCACCATCGAACACAACAGGTTTCGACGCTGGTACGCGATCGCCCGGGCGCTGGGCGCGGTGTCGATCGCGCTGGCGACGCTGTCGGTCGGGTGGAACCTGTACTGGCGGCTGCGCTACCTGTTCGTCACCGAGGTGGACTTCGACGGCCAGGACGCCGCTGTCATCATCACCACGCTGCTCTACGGCGCGGTGGCGCTGATCGCGTTGGTCATCGCGTCGCGTTGGCTCATCGAGAAGTCCGCCGCCGCCCGACTGGCCACCACCGCGCTGGGCGGCTCCGCCGCGCTGGCCGCCACGCTGGTGTGGGTCTTTCCGGTCGGCCGCGACATTGACGCCTTTCACGGCATCGCTCAGAACACCTCGACGGCCGCCGTCGGCTACGAGGGCTACCTGTTCTGGGCGGCCGCCGCCGCGATCGTCGCCCCGACGACGCTCTACGCCGTCTTCCTGATCAAACCGCCGACCATCGGCGCCTACCGCTCCGCCGCACAGAAATGCCTGACGCTCATCGCGTTCTGGGCGTTCGCCGCGGCCGCACTGCGCGTCGTCGACTATTTGATCGCGTTGTCCCTTGACCTGCCCCGCGCCCTCTACGACAGCGTCGCGATGATGGTGTTCAACCTGTTCACCGGTTTCATCGCGCGCTGGCTACACCGCCAACTGGTCAAGGGCGAGGTGGCCACGACCGTCGTCGCCGCGTTCAGCGGGTTGCTGTTCGTGTTCACGGTCGCGAACCTGGCCATCGGCGTTGCGCTCGCGCCGCGCTACGCCGAGCCGCCGACCGAGGCCATCTACGGCAACAACCTCGCCCAGCAGATCACCAGCACCTTCGATGTGGTGATCTGCTCGCTGAGCCTCGCCGTGCTGGTCGCCATGCTGTTCACCGGCCCGCTGGCGGGTTTGTTGGCGCGCCGGCGTGAACCTCGTGCGGCGTCGGCACCACCGGCTCCCGAGCCCGAGCCGACGACCGCCGCGACACCCACGGTTGGTACACCGCGGCCGTCGGGTGTTCCGAGAATCGTTCGGCTGAAAGAGGATTCGACGACGGTGCTCGAGGCGCCACCGACCGTGCAGGTCTCCGCGCCCACCACTGCGCTCCGAATCCAGCGCCGAAACCCGCCGTCGGACACGACATCTCAGATCCCGGATGCGCCG